The nucleotide window ACGTATTGATCAGGCCACGGGACGGTTATCCACCCGGCTGAAAGAAATGGGGCTGAAGGCGACGGTGACCGGCAGGCCCAAGCACATCTATTCCATCGCCCGCAAGATGAAGCGCAAGCAAATCTCGTTTGAGCAGATTTTTGACGTACACGCCGTGCGGGTGATATTGGAGCCGTCGGACAAAGACGCCTACGCGAAGATGAGCCTCAAGGAAAAAGATGAAACAGACCGCAATCTCTGTTATCAGGTGCTGGGGGCGGTACACAGCTTGTGGCAGCCGATTCCGAAGGAGTTTGACGACTACATCGCTTCGCCAAAGGCTAACGGATATAAGTCGCTGCACACGGCCGTTATCGACAATCTCTCCGGCCAGACGCTAGAAGTGCAAATTCGCACGGCGCGCATGCACGAAGAGGCAGAAAAAGGTATCGCCGCCCACTGGGCTTACAAGGAAGATGGCGCGCGTGTGACCGCCTCCGTGCAGCGGCGCATTCAAAACCTGCGCGAACTGCTGGTAGCTCTGCGCGAGGTAGGCGACCCCACCACCGACAGCGAAATCTTTGAAACGGAACTCCTGGCTGAACGCATATACGCCTTCACGCCGCGCGGCGACGTGGTCGATCTGCCTGTCGGCTCGACGCCCATCGATTTTGCCTACCAGATTCACACCGAAGTAGGCCACCGCTGCCGCGGCGCGCGGGTGAACGGCAAGATGGTCAGCCTGGATTATAAGCTAAAGTCTGGGCAGCGCGTGGAGATTCTTACAGCCAAACGGGGCGGTCCCAGCCGCGATTGGATGAACGCCAGCCTGGGCTACACGGGCAGCGCACGCACGCGCAGCAAAATTCGCCAATGGTTCCGCGCGCAAGAACGGGAACAAAACATCCTGCAAGGACGCGAAGTAGTGGAGCGGGAACTGCGGCGGCTGGGGCTGAGCGACGTGTACAGCGTAGCGGATATTGCTGAAGCGCTAAAATATGACGACGTAGACTCTTTTCTGGCGAAGGTTGGTTTGGCGACATTCAAAGTACGCAAATCAGCGGGGCGATAGCCATGCTGAAGCAAAGTTTACGGCCGGATGATGAGTTACGGCCGTTACTCCAGGAACCCAGCAAACCCAAGGGCCTCATGGTGCGCGGGCTGAGCGGGCTGTATACCAAAATGGCTGGCTGCTGTAACCCCATCCCCCCGGAAGAGATTATCGGCTACATTACCCGCGGGCAGGGCGTCACCATCCATCGTAAAGATTGCAAACAGGTAGAGGTAATTACCGACCGCGAACGGCTGATCGAAGTGGACTGGGGCGGCGAGGAAGAGCGATTCCCCATCCCCATCGTCGTTAAGGCATACCGACGCCCTGGCCTGGTGGACGAAATGGCCGGCATTTTGCGCGGGCAGCATATTACCGCGCCTAAAACCAAAACCATCACCAACGGCAGTTTGCTTACTGTTTACCTGGTGGTGGAAATCGTTACTCTGGATCAGTTAAACTGGCTGCTGCAAAAATTCGAGAACCTGCCCAACGTCATCGAAGCCCGCCGGCAAAGGTGGACGTGATATGGGACTAGGCCGTAAGCTGTTAGCTAAGGGTTCGTCTAAGAATAACTTCCTGTTTTGTAACTATACAGGTGTGAGTTGAGGCATGAGAACATCATCGTCAAACAGAGACCCTAAAGCTTCCCATACATTGAGACCCTGTTTACGAATCGTGGAAATATAGGTGCGCAGCGAACAGAATTGTTCAGCGCCTTCCCAACTGCGAAAAGAGCCTGAGATTTTCTGCTGCACCTTCATCATTCTGATGTCTCGTTCAGCCAAGTTGTTATCAAACGGCACCTTAAAATCATGGACAAAACGTAAGATAGCCTCCTGCTGCTTGTCAAATCGTTCCACCAAATTACGCGCCTTTGTTTTTTTTTGCGCCGCCCTCGTTTGACAGGGGGCGGATGTTCATCGGGTAACGGGTTTTTCTCTAAACCGAAGGCAACAATGGTGTCATACACCTGGTGGATTCGTTGCAGTTGCTCGACTGACAATTCGGTTTCACCTGCCTGATAGGCTTCGGCAACCAATTGTTTGGCCGCTAACAAACAGACAATCAGCAATTCAAACAAGTCGCCAACATCTGTCGCTCTCGTTCATACGGGATGAACTGCTCATTGCGCAGATAAACTGACAACCGACTTGCGAACCATACTGCACCGGATTGCTCACATCCGCTGGAAATTCACCTGTTGTTGCTTCACCACAACAGGGACATATGAGGGTTTCGGCTTGGTGTTCGATGGTCCTGGCGCAGAGGCGGTATTCAAAGGCCTGCCGTTTGGTAACTACTGGCTGCAATTCTTCCCGGGCAATGGGGCTTGGCATGGCTACATTGGGCTGGACGTGCGATTCAATGAGATCTGGTTTTGGATTGAACTCAAGCGTATGCCCTTCATGTCCTTCCTGTCCACCAGCTTTGCGCTCTGTTTGTGGCCGCAGACTTTTGGGCTTAGGCTTTTGTCGCCTTATCGTGGCTGGACGCCAACTGGAGTTAGTGGCTTTTGACCAAGCAACTCGGCTAAATGCTTGATTTGCCTCAGCAACGGTCAACTTTTCGCGGAGTTCTTGGACTTCTCGCTTAAGTTGCTTGTTTTCTGCTCGCAGTTGTTGTACTTCGTCCATGCTTATCATTTATACCACAGGTTTTAGACCTGTATAGTTACCCTGTTTTTTAGATTGGACCAATCTCTAAGATTGGTCCAATCTGGGCGATGTGATTTCTGGCTGATCACTGACGGCTTAGGACGATGCCCATTTCGTCCAGTTGCAGCAGTTCATCGCCGGCCGCGGTTTTCAGGGTGAGCTGGCTGGTACGCAAATCGAAGTGGAATTCTTGGGTTTGTTCGGGGTTGGCGTTGGCGGCAAAGACCAGATGGCCCCACACGGCCGTATCATCGCGTCCTCGCAGCCGCAAAACTGCCCCCTGCCACCGACAGTAATAGACTAATGGTTTCATAGTAGTTGTTAGTTAGGAGTTGTTAGTTGGGAGTTGTTGGTTGGGAGTTGTTCGTCTCCTGGTTTGGCGCTTGCCTCATATTGCGCAAAAATGCGCCGGTAGGCGGGCGATGTTTGCATCAGCGTCTCGTGGTTGCCGGCGGCCTCCAGGCGACCGCGGCGCAAAACCAGCACCAGGTCGGCCCAGCGAATTTGCGACAGCCGGTGGGTGATCAGAATCGTCGTCTGGCGCTGCGCTGCCTGCACAATGGCCTGTTGAATCTGGTCCTCGGTGGCGCTGTCCACAGCGCTGGTGGAATCGTCTAAGATGAGGATGTGTGGTTGGGTTAAAAAAGCGCGGGCCAGGGCCAGCCGCTGCCGCTGCCCGCCGGATAAGGTGACGCCCCGTTCGCCAATGCGCGTCTCGTAGCCATCCTTGAAGTGCATGATGAAGTCGTGGGCCTGAGCGGCTCTGGCGGCGGCTTCAATCATC belongs to Candidatus Leptovillus gracilis and includes:
- a CDS encoding bifunctional (p)ppGpp synthetase/guanosine-3',5'-bis(diphosphate) 3'-pyrophosphohydrolase yields the protein MTQSEITTISELLAALPEGATGKTTDSISRAYLFAKEAHAEERRVSGESYLEHDLGVAQVLVKLGVDAHTIVAGLLHDCLYAHTTKREGDLRQAFGEEITALVVGVNKLYAYAEQQSRMNQQTDESGSARLEATRRAILSIIEGDIRVILIRMADCLQDLRKASGLPREQQLAIANEAMNIYAPLANRLGVWQFKWELEDLAFRYLEPEAYREIASKLAERRTGRAERIDQATGRLSTRLKEMGLKATVTGRPKHIYSIARKMKRKQISFEQIFDVHAVRVILEPSDKDAYAKMSLKEKDETDRNLCYQVLGAVHSLWQPIPKEFDDYIASPKANGYKSLHTAVIDNLSGQTLEVQIRTARMHEEAEKGIAAHWAYKEDGARVTASVQRRIQNLRELLVALREVGDPTTDSEIFETELLAERIYAFTPRGDVVDLPVGSTPIDFAYQIHTEVGHRCRGARVNGKMVSLDYKLKSGQRVEILTAKRGGPSRDWMNASLGYTGSARTRSKIRQWFRAQEREQNILQGREVVERELRRLGLSDVYSVADIAEALKYDDVDSFLAKVGLATFKVRKSAGR
- a CDS encoding bifunctional (p)ppGpp synthetase/guanosine-3',5'-bis(diphosphate) 3'-pyrophosphohydrolase; the protein is MLKQSLRPDDELRPLLQEPSKPKGLMVRGLSGLYTKMAGCCNPIPPEEIIGYITRGQGVTIHRKDCKQVEVITDRERLIEVDWGGEEERFPIPIVVKAYRRPGLVDEMAGILRGQHITAPKTKTITNGSLLTVYLVVEIVTLDQLNWLLQKFENLPNVIEARRQRWT
- a CDS encoding transposase, encoding MERFDKQQEAILRFVHDFKVPFDNNLAERDIRMMKVQQKISGSFRSWEGAEQFCSLRTYISTIRKQGLNVWEALGSLFDDDVLMPQLTPV